A genomic segment from Triticum dicoccoides isolate Atlit2015 ecotype Zavitan chromosome 1A, WEW_v2.0, whole genome shotgun sequence encodes:
- the LOC119294579 gene encoding AAA-ATPase At3g50940-like, with amino-acid sequence MAPSYDKTIATAASLAASLMLVRSLASELLPSEARDALSSALNSLRSRMTWQHTIVIEETEGWSGNRVYGAVKAYLATRTSATLSMQRLRVSSSDEEGPDSKMVVSMEAGEEMADVYEGTEFRWYLVTREVKGDQNNSGGGGGAREIRSYEVSFHKRHKEKALKEYLPFIVAAAKAIRDQERSLNIYMNEYGDEWNPIDLQHPSTFDTLAMDMKQKRAIVDDLDRFIKRKDYYRRIGKAWKRGYLLYGPPGTGKSSLIAAIANHLRFDIYDLELTGVDSNSDLRRLLVGMTNRSILVVEDIDCTIELKQREEADEEPATKSSPTEKKKAEDKVTLSGLLNFVDGLWSTTGEERIIIFTTNYKERLDPALLRPGRMDMHIHMGYCTTEAFRILANNYHSINYHATYPEIEALIQEVTVTPAEVAEVLMRNDDTDVALHDLVDLLKLKKKEATEIKSESVRVGEKKDDKGVVLKNEFAENGSS; translated from the exons ATGGCGCCGTCCTATGACAAGACCATCGCGACGGCGGCCTCCCTCGCGGCGTCCCTCATGTTGGTCCGCAGCCTGGCGAGCGAGCTGCTGCCGTCCGAGGCGCGGGACGCGCTCTCCTCGGCCCTCAACAGCCTCCGCTCGCGCATGACATGGCAGCACACCATCGTGATAGAGGAGACCGAGGGGTGGTCCGGCAACCGCGTCTATGGCGCCGTCAAGGCGTACCTGGCCACGCGAACCAGCGCCACCCTCTCCATGCAGCGCCTCCGCGTcagcagctccgacgaggagggccCCGACAGCAAGATGGTGGTCAGCATGGAGGCCGGCGAGGAGATGGCGGACGTGTACGAGGGCACCGAGTTCAGGTGGTACCTGGTGACCAGGGAGGTCAAGGGCGACCAGAACAacagcggaggcggaggcggggcgCGGGAGATCAGGTCCTACGAGGTCAGCTTCCACAAGCGCCACAAGGAGAAGGCGCTGAAAGAGTACCTGCCCTTCATCGTTGCCGCCGCCAAGGCCATCAGGGACCAGGAGCGCAGCCTCAACATCTACATGAATGAGTACGGCGACGAGTGGAACCCCATCGACCTCCAGCACCCCTCCACCTTCGACACGCTCGCCATGGACATGAAGCAGAAGCGGGCCATTGTTGATGACCTCGACAGGTTCATCAAAAGGAAGGACTACTACAGGAGGATCGGCAAGGCGTGGAAGCGTGGGTACCTGTTGTATGGCCCGCCGGGCACCGGCAAGTCCAGcctcatcgccgccatcgccaACCACCTTAGGTTTGACATTTATGATCTTGAGCTCACCGGGGTCGACTCCAACTCAGACCTCAGGAGGCTCCTCGTCGGGATGACCAACCGGTCCATTCTCGTGGTGGAGGACATCGATTGCACCATCGAACTCAAGCAGcgggaggaagccgacgaggaaCCTGCCACCAAGTCCAGTCCTACAGAGAAGAAGAAGGCAGAAGACAAG GTCACATTGTCTGGGCTGCTCAATTTTGTTGATGGCTTGTGGTCGACAACTGGGGAGGAaaggatcatcatcttcaccaccaacTACAAGGAGCGTCTCGACCCAGCACTCCTGCGGCCTGGCAGGATGGACATGCACATCCACATGGGGTACTGCACCACGGAGGCCTTCCGAATCCTTGCCAACAACTACCATTCCATCAACTACCATGCCACCTACCCAGAGATTGAGGCGCTGATCCAGGAGGTGACGGTGACGCCTGCAGAGGTCGCCGAGGTTCTGATGAGGAACGACGACACTGATGTTGCCCTCCATGATCTTGTCGATCTTCTGAAGTTAAAGAAGAAAGAGGCCACTGAGATCAAGTCTGAAAGTGTACGGGTGGGGGAGAAGAAAGATGACAAAGGGGTGGTGCTGAAGAATGAGTTCGCAGAAAACGGAAGCAGCTAG